In Paenibacillus ihbetae, the following are encoded in one genomic region:
- a CDS encoding DUF350 domain-containing protein, which translates to MTVVINIAVSVVCMILLQLLGMVVFSWMTRFNDMAELKKGNAAVGLAFGGKFMGTAIILGVSAYTNSSIWHMMLWFAVGYVCLIVVYWVFELVTPGLNISEHLQKGNMAIGILLAMVFIGTAFAVSSLII; encoded by the coding sequence GTGACGGTTGTTATCAATATCGCGGTTAGCGTGGTATGCATGATTTTGCTTCAATTGCTGGGGATGGTAGTATTCAGCTGGATGACCCGGTTTAACGACATGGCAGAGCTGAAGAAGGGAAACGCGGCCGTGGGGCTGGCCTTCGGCGGCAAGTTTATGGGAACGGCGATTATCTTAGGCGTCTCTGCCTATACAAATTCATCGATCTGGCACATGATGCTGTGGTTTGCCGTCGGGTATGTGTGCCTGATCGTCGTCTATTGGGTGTTTGAGCTTGTAACGCCGGGCCTGAATATTTCCGAGCATCTCCAGAAGGGGAATATGGCCATCGGCATTTTGCTGGCGATGGTGTTTATCGGCACGGCTTTTGCTGTAAGCAGCCTGATCATCTGA
- a CDS encoding response regulator transcription factor: protein MSQSVTLQRGQAVDFYGRLEEKVREHQSGAALLFLYCEDQPGTESCVQQFVDQLPGVETEVLRDESTGVLAVVMPGFTLDAAHYQALLLKQQLQSRLQQADPRITLAAVQEAPSMQTMKQMAETARLSTSSDIHIFTEEDTGSAQSRILIVDQDKAVREFLQIRLTMQGYETLEAVDGLEALELIPKWEPDLVLTELNLYGIDGLPFIHHIQQLDMKHPPKIVVLTEKRVEQTISQCFQSGVDDYVTKPFSPVELDARIRRCLH from the coding sequence ATGTCTCAATCCGTAACATTGCAACGTGGACAGGCGGTTGATTTTTACGGCCGCCTGGAGGAGAAAGTGAGAGAACACCAAAGCGGCGCAGCCTTGCTGTTTCTGTACTGCGAAGACCAGCCCGGAACGGAGTCCTGCGTTCAGCAGTTCGTGGATCAGCTGCCGGGCGTGGAGACGGAGGTGCTGCGGGACGAGAGCACGGGCGTGCTCGCCGTCGTCATGCCGGGATTCACGCTGGATGCGGCCCACTACCAGGCGCTTCTGCTGAAACAGCAATTGCAAAGCCGGCTTCAGCAGGCGGATCCGCGGATTACGCTGGCGGCCGTACAGGAGGCGCCGTCCATGCAAACGATGAAGCAGATGGCCGAGACGGCGCGTCTCAGCACATCCTCCGACATTCATATATTCACGGAAGAGGATACAGGCAGCGCTCAAAGCCGTATCCTGATCGTTGATCAGGACAAAGCGGTCAGGGAGTTTCTGCAAATTCGGCTTACGATGCAGGGTTATGAAACGCTGGAGGCCGTGGACGGTCTGGAAGCACTGGAGCTCATTCCGAAATGGGAGCCGGATCTGGTGCTGACCGAGCTGAACCTGTATGGGATTGACGGCCTTCCGTTCATCCATCATATCCAGCAGCTGGATATGAAACATCCACCCAAAATTGTCGTGCTGACGGAGAAGCGCGTGGAACAAACGATTAGTCAATGCTTCCAGAGCGGAGTGGATGATTATGTGACGAAGCCCTTCTCGCCGGTGGAGCTGGATGCCCGCATCCGGCGCTGCCTTCACTAA
- a CDS encoding nucleotide sugar dehydrogenase, giving the protein MNEEYETLLNAIENKKAVLGVVGLGYVGLPLAVEMVKQGFTVVGIDLDPNKIERIYRGDSYITDISSEELAACMETGRFKPTTDYSMIAVIDAVSICVPTPLSENQDPDTSYITMVVDQIKRFMKPNLLITLESTTYPGTTEELIQHEIEKLGFKVGKDFYLCFSPERVDPSNSKFNTRNTPKVIGGTTEACLKLGVALYRQYVETVVPVSNPKVAEMSKLLENTFRSVNIAFVNEMAMMCDRMGIDVWEVINAAATKPFGFMPFYPGPGIGGHCIPLDPMYLSWKAKGFRFYSKFIELAQSTNDNMPYYVINKTATILNEYAKSVKRSNILLLGMAYKPDISDLRESPGLEVYELFKENGAKVEYYDPYAVSFVDKNGETIRSVEYDLAKFRSYDCIVLITNHSKLDYGTIASLGVPILDTRNAFKDYARPHIYKIGHSVQHVTEPDEAVLI; this is encoded by the coding sequence GTGAACGAAGAATACGAAACTTTATTGAACGCCATTGAGAATAAAAAGGCGGTATTAGGTGTTGTGGGACTGGGCTATGTAGGATTGCCGCTGGCTGTAGAAATGGTCAAGCAGGGCTTTACGGTTGTCGGGATCGATCTTGATCCGAACAAGATTGAACGGATTTATCGCGGCGATTCGTATATTACCGACATTTCGTCCGAGGAGCTGGCCGCATGCATGGAGACCGGACGCTTCAAGCCGACGACGGACTACAGCATGATTGCGGTGATCGACGCAGTCAGCATCTGCGTACCGACTCCGCTCAGCGAAAACCAGGACCCGGATACGTCTTACATTACGATGGTGGTCGATCAAATCAAGCGATTCATGAAGCCTAATCTGCTCATTACGCTGGAGAGCACGACCTATCCGGGAACGACGGAGGAACTGATCCAGCATGAGATCGAGAAGCTCGGGTTCAAGGTCGGCAAGGACTTCTACCTGTGCTTCTCGCCGGAGCGGGTGGATCCCTCCAACAGCAAGTTCAATACGCGGAATACGCCGAAGGTAATCGGCGGCACGACCGAAGCTTGCCTTAAGCTGGGCGTTGCGCTTTACCGTCAGTATGTCGAGACGGTGGTGCCGGTCAGCAATCCGAAAGTAGCCGAAATGTCGAAGCTGCTGGAGAACACGTTCCGCAGCGTGAACATTGCCTTCGTGAACGAGATGGCGATGATGTGCGACCGGATGGGGATCGATGTCTGGGAAGTCATCAATGCCGCCGCTACGAAGCCGTTCGGGTTCATGCCGTTCTATCCGGGGCCGGGCATCGGCGGACACTGCATTCCGCTTGATCCGATGTATCTGTCCTGGAAGGCGAAGGGCTTCCGCTTCTACAGCAAATTCATCGAGCTGGCCCAATCGACCAACGACAATATGCCGTACTACGTCATCAACAAGACGGCAACGATACTGAACGAATATGCGAAATCGGTCAAGCGCTCCAACATTTTGCTGCTGGGCATGGCCTACAAACCGGACATCAGCGACCTCCGGGAGTCTCCGGGGCTTGAAGTATATGAGCTGTTCAAGGAAAACGGAGCCAAGGTGGAGTACTACGATCCGTACGCCGTCAGCTTTGTCGACAAGAACGGGGAGACCATCCGCAGCGTGGAATACGATCTGGCCAAATTCCGCAGCTACGATTGCATCGTGCTGATCACGAACCACAGCAAGCTGGACTACGGCACCATCGCATCCCTTGGTGTTCCGATTCTGGATACGCGAAATGCGTTTAAGGACTACGCGCGCCCGCATATCTACAAGATCGGCCATTCCGTGCAGCATGTGACCGAGCCGGACGAAGCGGTTCTGATCTAA
- a CDS encoding GntR family transcriptional regulator → MNQMPVLRIDPHVTFTVSTQVKEQLKWLIGIGMMKPGDMLPSAGALADLLGVNRNTVNLVYNQLKDEGLVSMHKGRGTTVLDNAQVEELRTSRTLMHTLAERTIEEARALNLPVAEFFAASLAYTMLREPVLSDGLRILLVECREHDHPFYRKAIEDITKASVKTVFLEDLRSSEAAISEALEYSSVMVTTLNHDAEVKQLFAKYDKKTFVIGASAEASLLLEIALLAPGSDISFVCLGKAGAQWMARRVQEAGIDGIIARTASLDNREDLLRQLNTSERIYASDAAYDEVEALSPGKVKRFPMKLERSSERLLMDLAGQ, encoded by the coding sequence ATGAACCAGATGCCAGTCCTCCGAATTGATCCGCATGTTACCTTTACCGTAAGCACTCAGGTCAAGGAACAGTTGAAATGGCTAATCGGCATCGGAATGATGAAGCCAGGCGATATGCTGCCTTCTGCAGGAGCGCTTGCCGATCTTCTCGGGGTGAACCGCAATACCGTGAATCTGGTCTATAACCAGCTCAAGGACGAAGGCCTCGTGTCCATGCATAAAGGCAGAGGTACGACGGTCCTCGATAATGCTCAGGTGGAGGAGCTCCGTACGAGCCGAACGTTGATGCACACGCTGGCCGAACGCACAATTGAGGAGGCACGGGCGCTCAACCTTCCGGTGGCTGAATTTTTTGCCGCCTCGCTGGCCTACACGATGCTCCGGGAGCCCGTGTTGAGCGATGGTCTGCGCATACTGCTGGTGGAATGCCGGGAGCATGACCACCCTTTTTACAGGAAAGCTATCGAGGATATTACAAAGGCTTCCGTGAAGACCGTATTTCTGGAGGATCTTCGCAGCAGCGAAGCCGCCATAAGCGAGGCGCTGGAGTACTCTTCCGTCATGGTCACAACGCTGAATCACGATGCCGAAGTGAAGCAGCTGTTCGCCAAATATGATAAAAAAACATTCGTGATCGGGGCGTCAGCAGAAGCATCGCTGCTGCTAGAGATCGCCCTTCTTGCTCCAGGCAGCGATATCAGCTTTGTCTGTTTAGGGAAGGCGGGGGCCCAGTGGATGGCCCGGAGAGTCCAAGAGGCTGGTATTGATGGCATCATCGCCCGCACAGCAAGCCTCGATAACCGGGAGGATCTGCTCCGCCAGCTCAACACATCCGAACGGATCTACGCCTCCGATGCCGCCTATGATGAAGTAGAGGCTCTCTCTCCTGGAAAGGTTAAGCGATTTCCCATGAAGCTGGAGAGAAGCAGTGAGCGTCTGCTCATGGATCTAGCAGGCCAATGA
- a CDS encoding potassium channel protein, producing the protein MHFFLKWSLKMMRLRKTTITCIVVLFVALSATAAYLLEPDTYKTWFNALYWVLTTMATVGYGDYYAVTVPGKVLTIFLYIFGIGLLSLVIGKIVEAFGSVQRQRGAGRLNYRGKDHVIIINWSKKAQSAIDEILSYDSAPGIVVIDESGRHPVEHLEQVHFVSGDPASDDTLSRANIHEAKAAIIFADSRIDEASLIDGKSLLIASSIERIAPKVHTTVEIVQEQNVQNFRHINVNEFVLAHDAISRLAVRAALQEGNSDVLMQLLSRSFGDDIYEIPVSSVWKTYGDAFQDLLRQGATLIADRSDLGINRKLGQPIPGDARLYIVSDEATYRRIVDKG; encoded by the coding sequence GTGCATTTTTTTCTGAAATGGTCCTTAAAAATGATGCGTCTGCGCAAAACGACCATCACCTGCATCGTGGTGCTGTTTGTCGCATTGAGCGCAACCGCTGCCTATTTGCTGGAGCCTGATACCTATAAGACGTGGTTCAATGCGCTGTACTGGGTGCTGACCACGATGGCAACGGTAGGCTATGGCGATTACTATGCCGTCACGGTACCGGGCAAAGTGCTGACGATATTTTTGTATATTTTCGGAATCGGGCTCCTCAGCCTGGTGATCGGGAAGATCGTAGAAGCTTTCGGCAGCGTCCAGCGACAGAGAGGAGCGGGGAGATTGAATTATCGCGGCAAAGATCATGTCATCATTATTAATTGGAGCAAAAAGGCGCAGTCCGCCATCGATGAAATATTGTCCTATGATTCCGCACCGGGCATCGTCGTTATCGACGAATCCGGTCGTCATCCGGTCGAGCATCTCGAGCAGGTGCATTTTGTTAGCGGTGACCCGGCATCTGATGATACGCTATCAAGAGCCAATATTCATGAGGCAAAAGCGGCGATCATCTTCGCCGATTCGCGGATTGACGAGGCTTCGCTGATCGATGGGAAGTCGCTTCTCATCGCCTCGAGCATCGAACGGATTGCGCCTAAAGTGCATACGACGGTTGAGATCGTGCAGGAGCAGAATGTTCAGAACTTCCGCCACATTAATGTGAACGAGTTCGTGCTGGCGCATGATGCCATTTCCCGGTTAGCGGTCCGGGCCGCGCTGCAGGAAGGCAACTCGGATGTGTTGATGCAGCTGCTGAGCCGTTCGTTTGGCGATGACATTTACGAGATTCCGGTAAGCAGCGTCTGGAAGACCTACGGCGATGCATTCCAGGATTTGCTTCGTCAGGGCGCAACGCTGATCGCCGACCGGAGCGATCTGGGAATCAACCGCAAGCTGGGACAGCCGATTCCTGGGGATGCACGGCTCTATATTGTTTCGGATGAGGCGACGTATCGGAGAATCGTAGATAAAGGATAA
- a CDS encoding glutaredoxin family protein: MSEAVKIYTIPTCSDCHFAKRYLKERNVPYTEYNCEENPAYAEEVRELTGKSIVPTIVINDQVFVGFADNLDEIRKLIP; this comes from the coding sequence ATGTCCGAAGCGGTGAAAATATATACGATCCCAACGTGCAGCGACTGCCATTTTGCCAAACGTTATTTGAAGGAACGGAACGTTCCATATACGGAATACAACTGTGAGGAAAACCCGGCATATGCCGAGGAAGTAAGGGAGCTGACCGGAAAATCGATCGTTCCGACGATCGTGATCAATGACCAAGTGTTTGTCGGCTTTGCTGACAACCTGGATGAAATTCGCAAGCTGATTCCATAA
- a CDS encoding HPP family protein, with amino-acid sequence MKQQTKLYLQKMKGGTRSPLTVRPLNIIVGFIGGVISIGLLALLTSVGDSVWIMAPFGASCVLAFAVWDAPLSQPRNIVGGHLVSTLAGLTVHELLGDGVIAMAIGVGAAISLMALTRTTHPPAGADPLVVMMAGSGWSFLLTPVLAGSVIIVLVALLVNNAVKERRYPTFWW; translated from the coding sequence ATGAAACAACAGACGAAGCTGTACCTGCAGAAGATGAAGGGGGGGACAAGAAGCCCCTTAACCGTTCGGCCGCTCAATATCATCGTCGGCTTTATCGGTGGCGTAATTTCCATTGGACTCTTGGCTCTCTTGACTTCGGTTGGGGACAGCGTATGGATTATGGCGCCGTTCGGGGCAAGCTGCGTCCTTGCTTTTGCCGTATGGGATGCGCCGCTGTCACAGCCAAGAAACATCGTTGGCGGCCATCTGGTGTCCACATTGGCAGGACTTACGGTCCATGAACTTTTAGGAGACGGGGTAATTGCGATGGCAATTGGCGTGGGCGCAGCAATCAGTCTCATGGCACTGACTCGTACGACCCATCCTCCGGCAGGCGCCGACCCGCTGGTCGTCATGATGGCCGGAAGCGGCTGGTCATTTTTGCTGACTCCGGTGCTGGCCGGATCCGTCATCATTGTGCTGGTTGCCCTGCTGGTCAATAATGCGGTAAAGGAACGGAGATATCCGACTTTCTGGTGGTAA
- a CDS encoding glutathionylspermidine synthase family protein: MTDSSVFEVAGQPAHNRSERVKQLAELGFTWADLEEEPYWIDQIVIMNEDVYAELEAAASMLWRIVDKTVRYIHGNHHIYHLIGIPEILWEMLDRCPIPEEGLISRYARFDFAVAHDGAIKLLELNADTPTGYVEASIATPWLCRQAGIRSVNDRMAGLVAEAWGIERPDTAACIGYGEHLEDSGTIEALVRHSGLDVRLVDCLDLWVDEGVLKDGENREIRRMFALYPKEWMSVDEGGDALAYAIETGNLAMFNPPHSILMQSKGLLAAIWGMFELGLLFGPEEREVIEKYMLPTYNKPVFSGNFVSKSMFGREGGSVKLYDNAGQLEVEDQDGFDTSVMFPTVYQQRAELARIRTAEGEFHLLTGLFILNGTPCGLLGRAGGLITGNTSHFIAIGVK, encoded by the coding sequence ATGACCGATTCGAGCGTGTTTGAAGTCGCGGGACAGCCGGCCCATAACCGGAGCGAGCGCGTGAAGCAGCTCGCGGAGCTTGGATTCACATGGGCCGATCTGGAAGAGGAGCCGTATTGGATCGACCAGATCGTGATAATGAATGAAGACGTTTACGCCGAGCTCGAGGCTGCAGCTTCCATGCTGTGGCGGATCGTGGACAAGACCGTTCGCTATATTCACGGCAATCATCATATTTACCATCTGATCGGCATCCCCGAAATTCTATGGGAAATGCTCGATCGATGCCCCATCCCGGAGGAAGGGCTGATCAGCCGCTATGCCCGCTTCGATTTTGCCGTTGCGCATGACGGTGCGATCAAGCTGCTCGAGCTGAATGCCGACACGCCGACGGGATATGTGGAGGCCTCCATCGCAACCCCATGGCTGTGCCGTCAGGCAGGCATCCGATCCGTGAATGACCGGATGGCCGGACTGGTTGCAGAGGCTTGGGGAATCGAGCGGCCGGATACGGCGGCTTGCATCGGCTATGGCGAGCATCTGGAGGATTCCGGTACGATCGAGGCTTTGGTCCGGCACAGCGGATTGGATGTCCGATTGGTGGACTGCCTGGATTTATGGGTGGACGAAGGCGTTCTGAAGGACGGCGAAAATCGCGAAATCCGCAGGATGTTTGCCCTATATCCCAAGGAATGGATGTCCGTTGACGAAGGCGGCGATGCGCTCGCCTATGCGATTGAGACCGGCAACCTTGCGATGTTTAATCCGCCGCACAGCATTCTGATGCAATCCAAAGGCCTGCTCGCCGCAATCTGGGGCATGTTCGAGCTGGGACTGCTGTTCGGTCCGGAAGAACGGGAGGTCATTGAGAAATACATGCTCCCGACCTATAACAAGCCGGTATTCTCCGGCAATTTCGTCTCCAAGTCGATGTTTGGCAGGGAAGGCGGTTCGGTAAAGCTGTACGACAACGCGGGGCAGCTTGAAGTGGAGGACCAGGACGGCTTCGACACCAGCGTAATGTTCCCGACGGTCTATCAGCAGCGAGCCGAGCTGGCCCGGATCCGCACAGCGGAGGGCGAGTTTCATCTATTGACAGGCTTGTTCATCCTGAACGGCACGCCCTGCGGGCTGCTGGGACGGGCGGGCGGTCTGATTACGGGAAATACGAGCCACTTTATCGCAATAGGAGTGAAGTAA
- a CDS encoding HEAT repeat domain-containing protein, with protein MFSNLALAYGFIYVCLGLIAAGIIMLFCMKIKHNAEQREMEHYAAKHHDYFVYVQAHLHDDIKLELPPGKLTRAERRVIQAKFIEWIEQFKGEAREKLLHLCREAGFVEEDLRALSSPRKGRRIEAAYRLGGMRAEEAVPQLQQLMNRTRYGPVTIILARAIAKSANEQRQIREMLSRLLSYGKAIHHMAADILLETRLDAPSLMRKLLDDQDPGLVKVALVAMWGQAVPAAVPTLNRLVGSEEKDVRAEAVKLYLGSNPALKDDTIAALMHDHAWEVRAAAAKALGRLHAAGSIPLLAEALKDENWHVRNHSAESLAMLGEQGFETLCQAALTGTGPARETALYRIERIMAKEGDHEEVEQMVAFNKKKLVYDRYFGVQPSKRIGTVAGVGGDYTA; from the coding sequence ATGTTTTCAAATTTAGCCTTGGCCTACGGATTTATCTATGTTTGCCTTGGCCTGATTGCTGCCGGGATCATAATGCTGTTCTGCATGAAAATCAAGCATAATGCCGAGCAGCGGGAAATGGAGCACTATGCTGCCAAGCATCACGATTACTTTGTTTATGTTCAGGCCCATCTGCATGATGATATCAAGCTTGAGCTGCCGCCAGGGAAGCTGACCCGTGCCGAGCGCAGGGTCATCCAGGCGAAATTTATCGAATGGATCGAGCAGTTCAAGGGAGAAGCGAGGGAGAAGCTCCTTCACCTGTGCAGGGAAGCGGGCTTCGTGGAAGAGGATCTGCGGGCGTTGTCCAGCCCGCGCAAGGGGCGGCGCATTGAAGCGGCGTACCGGCTCGGGGGCATGCGTGCCGAAGAAGCGGTACCGCAGCTTCAGCAGCTGATGAACCGGACCCGTTACGGGCCGGTGACCATCATCCTGGCCAGAGCGATCGCCAAGAGCGCGAATGAACAGCGGCAAATCCGCGAAATGCTGTCGCGTTTGCTGTCGTACGGCAAGGCCATTCATCATATGGCTGCCGACATTTTGCTTGAGACGCGGCTGGATGCCCCGAGCTTGATGCGCAAGCTGCTGGATGATCAGGACCCGGGACTCGTCAAGGTGGCGCTCGTTGCGATGTGGGGACAGGCTGTTCCGGCGGCCGTTCCTACTTTGAACCGGCTGGTCGGCTCCGAGGAGAAGGATGTGCGGGCTGAGGCGGTTAAGCTGTATCTGGGCTCGAATCCGGCGCTTAAAGACGATACGATTGCTGCGCTCATGCACGATCATGCCTGGGAGGTACGGGCAGCGGCAGCCAAAGCGCTCGGGAGGCTCCATGCGGCCGGCAGTATTCCGCTGCTTGCCGAAGCGCTGAAGGACGAGAACTGGCATGTGCGCAATCATAGTGCGGAAAGCTTGGCGATGCTGGGCGAGCAGGGTTTCGAAACGCTGTGTCAAGCGGCTTTGACGGGCACAGGTCCTGCGAGAGAGACGGCGCTGTACCGGATTGAACGGATCATGGCGAAGGAAGGCGACCATGAAGAGGTCGAGCAAATGGTGGCCTTCAATAAGAAAAAGCTTGTTTATGACCGTTACTTCGGCGTTCAACCAAGTAAACGGATCGGAACAGTTGCAGGAGTAGGAGGGGATTACACTGCTTAG
- a CDS encoding glycosyltransferase family 2 protein has protein sequence MAVSALYFVIIMLSFRNIWNIYRRASYSKYNTLSGSELVPSVSLLVPAYNEELTITENVRCLMTLNYPTYEVIVINDGSSDRTLDVLIEEYELTLLPNPEVRGRLETKQVRGIYYNPQYPHLYVIDKENGGKADSLNAGINLSRYPLISSIDADSLLEKDALIRMARMYMENPEETVAIGGDVRIANGCVIENGAVKNVSLPRKMWPMFQSIEYMKAFLGGRIGWSQINGLIIVSGAFGMFRKDYVIAVGGYRGGYPGEDMNIIIKLHRYMLENKIRYRVAFCPEAVCWTQAPDTYNILSNQRKRWGRGNLKNMIENRDMVFNPKYKVMGLLTMPYNVIFEALNPYFRITGLLALLGYVMTDMTNWQVLLVFGLVNFLSGYLLSIGALLLEEIAFRRYTKLSDLVKMLLFSALKFVGYHQLGVLWRVQGHIQYLQNNNSWGTMTRQSWKDKKEAA, from the coding sequence ATGGCCGTCAGCGCGCTTTATTTTGTAATTATTATGCTTTCTTTCAGAAACATCTGGAATATTTACAGACGGGCGTCCTATTCCAAATATAATACGCTCTCCGGATCGGAGCTCGTCCCGTCGGTCTCGCTGTTGGTTCCTGCATATAACGAGGAGTTGACCATCACGGAGAACGTCCGCTGCCTCATGACGCTCAATTATCCGACCTATGAGGTAATCGTGATCAACGACGGTTCGTCGGACCGGACGCTCGATGTGCTGATTGAGGAATACGAGCTGACGCTGCTGCCTAATCCGGAAGTTCGCGGAAGACTCGAGACCAAACAAGTACGCGGGATCTATTACAACCCGCAATATCCGCATCTGTACGTCATCGACAAGGAGAACGGCGGCAAGGCCGACTCCTTGAATGCGGGCATCAATCTTTCGCGTTATCCGCTTATTTCCTCGATCGATGCGGATTCCCTGCTGGAGAAGGATGCATTGATCCGTATGGCTCGGATGTACATGGAGAATCCGGAGGAGACCGTGGCCATCGGCGGCGATGTTCGGATCGCGAACGGCTGCGTGATCGAGAACGGAGCGGTCAAGAACGTATCCCTGCCGCGTAAAATGTGGCCGATGTTCCAATCGATCGAATATATGAAAGCCTTTCTGGGCGGACGGATCGGCTGGAGCCAGATCAACGGCCTGATTATCGTCTCCGGCGCCTTCGGCATGTTCCGTAAGGACTACGTGATCGCCGTTGGTGGCTACCGGGGCGGCTATCCGGGCGAGGATATGAACATTATCATCAAGCTGCACCGCTATATGCTTGAAAATAAAATCCGCTACCGCGTCGCGTTTTGTCCCGAAGCGGTGTGCTGGACGCAGGCGCCGGACACGTACAACATCCTGTCCAACCAGCGCAAGCGCTGGGGACGCGGTAACCTGAAGAATATGATTGAGAACCGGGATATGGTTTTCAATCCGAAGTACAAAGTCATGGGGCTCCTGACGATGCCCTACAACGTTATTTTTGAAGCGTTAAACCCTTACTTCAGAATTACGGGCCTTCTGGCTCTGCTTGGATATGTCATGACGGATATGACCAATTGGCAGGTTCTGCTGGTATTCGGATTGGTGAATTTCCTGAGCGGTTATCTGCTCAGCATCGGCGCACTCCTTCTCGAGGAGATCGCCTTCCGCCGCTACACGAAGCTGTCCGACCTGGTGAAAATGCTTCTGTTCTCGGCGCTGAAATTCGTCGGCTACCATCAACTGGGCGTGCTGTGGAGAGTACAGGGCCACATCCAATACCTGCAAAACAACAATTCATGGGGGACCATGACGCGGCAGAGCTGGAAAGATAAGAAGGAAGCGGCATGA